A region from the Falco rusticolus isolate bFalRus1 chromosome 4, bFalRus1.pri, whole genome shotgun sequence genome encodes:
- the RRN3 gene encoding RNA polymerase I-specific transcription initiation factor RRN3 isoform X1: MLRGDEFISSPPKKTVRFGGSLTDILLKYEKGDTTDFELLKHQLSDPDIKDVQIINWLHEFRASVAYLTKELEQLVSILLKLPWLRRSQEVVEEYLGFLGNLVSAQTVHLRPCLRMIVSQFVPARITITEDDVDISDSDDDDENLSENFNTCHRALQTVARYVPSTPQFLMPILVENFPFINKSERTLECYVHNLLRVTVYLPTLRLRILELIIEKLLKLDVSTPHQDIEDAEETANNSDSEEKSTEEGLFDMEEDEERKGNKVVSSSSERMAHPLAERLDILMTILFSYIKDVCHVGGKLDINNTKDLYRDLVSVFDTLILPTHASCHVQYFMFYICSFKLGLAEAFLDHLWKKLHDPNNPSVIRQTAGSYIGSFLARAKFIPVVTVKACLDLLVNWMHKYIDNQDKGANAYCDVAVHGPFYSTCQAVFYTLIFRHKQILDGNLRKGLSYLQSLNFERIVMCQLNPLKICIPSVVNLFAAITRKYQLVFCYTIIERNNRQFIPVVRSGTGGDLVQTCTNPLDSFFPFDPYVLKRSRKTIDPLYQFWEELSAEDLENLKKPIKKGTSEDEDDDFLKGETPQNDGVVGVAANSYESNTRSPVSSIGSPPDCYVPYPQ, encoded by the exons ATGCTGCGGGGGGACGAGTTCATCAGCTCCCCGCCCAAGAAGACGGTGCGGTTCGGCGGGTCGCTGACGGACATCTTGCTCAAGTACGAGAAG GGTGATACCACGGATTTTGAGTTGTTAAAGCATCAGCTGTCAGATCCAGACATAAAG GATGTCCAGATCATTAATTGGCTGCATGAATTTCGAGCTTCCGTTGCGTATTTGACCAAAGAGCTTGAACAACTGGTCAGCATTTTGCTG aagctgccaTGGTTGAGAAGAAGCCAAGAGGTAGTAGAAGAATATCTGGGTTTTCTTGGCAATCTAGTGTCAGCACAAACAGTCCACCTTAGGCCATGCCTTCGGATGATTGTATCACAGTTTGTCCCCG CTCGAATAACCATCACAGAAGACGATGTGGATATTTCAGAttctgatgatgatgatgaaa acCTTTCTGAAAACTTTAATACATGTCACAGAGCATTGCAAACTGTTGCAAGATATGTTCCTTC GACACCGCAATTTCTCATGCCGATACTTGTGGAAAACTTTCCTTTCATTAATAAATCGGAGAGAACTCTG GAATGTTATGTTCATAACTTGCTACGAGTTACGGTGTACCTTCCAACTCTGAGGCTTCGAATTCTGGAGCTTATTATtgaaaagctgttaaaattGGAT GTTAGTACTCCACACCAAGATAttgaagatgctgaagaaacTGCGAATAACTCTGATAGTGAGGAAAAATCTACAGAGGAGGGACTTTTTGACATG gaggaagatgaagaaaggaaaggaaacaaagttgTCTCTTCCAGTAGTGAGAGAATGGCCCATCCGCTTGCAGAGCGCCTTGACATTTTGATGACCATCCTGTTTTCCTATATTAAAGATGTTTGCCACGTGGGTG GCAAGCTTGATATCAACAACACAAAGGATTTGTATCGGGATCTGGTTTCTGTGTTTGACACGCTCATTTTACCAACCCATGCTTCATGTCATGTACagtatttcatgttttacatCTGCAGCTTTAAATTG GGGTTGGCTGAAGCATTTTTAGACCATCTTTGGAAAAAACTGCATGATCCAAACAATCCTTCAGTCATCAGGCAGACTGCTGGGAGTTATATTGGCAGCTTCTTGGCAAGAGCGAAATTTATTCCAGTTGT TACAGTAAAAGCATGTCTGGATCTTCTGGTGAACTGGATGCATAAATACATTGATAACCAGGATAAAGGGGCTAATGCTTACTGTGATGTGGCTGTTCACGGGCCATTTTATTCTACATGTCAGGCAGTGTTCTATACACTTATTTTCCGTCATAAGCAAATTTTGGATGGCAACTTAAGGAAAG GTCTGTCATATCTGCAGAGTTTAAATTTTGAGCGCATTGTCATGTGTCAGCTGAACCCCCTGAAGATTTGTATACCCTCTGTTGTGAATTTGTTTGCTGCCATTACCAG gaaataccAGTTGGTGTTCTGCTACACAATTATTGAGAGGAACAATAGGCAGTTTATACCAGTTGTTCGGAGTGGCACTGGGGGTGACCTTGTGCAGACTTGCACCAATCCACTTGACAGTTTCTTCCCCTTTGATCCCTACGTGCTCAAAAG ATCAAGGAAGACTATTGATCCTCTTTATCAGTTTTGGGAAGAGCTGAGTGCTGAAGATCTTGAGAATCTGAAGAAACCCATTAAAAAG GGTACTTCtgaagatgaagatgatgaCTTTTTGAAAGGAGAGACCCCTCAAAATGATGGCGTGGTTGGAGTTGCTGCAAATTCTTATGAGTCAAATACGCGGAGCCCAGTGAGCAGCATTGGCTCCCCTCCAGACTGTTATGTGCCATACCCTCAATGA
- the TMEM238 gene encoding transmembrane protein 238: protein MAAPGGLGRCVAAFWLALAFDALGLAVLLAGVFADVFFSDLLIYAGGIGIFLSLIWWVFWYAGNLEVPPEELRDDVGLALPKGGGDTLLRRLVHGLSLRLSSAFAASPRSRAAAAAATDLELQRAGGLRGRPADSSRVC, encoded by the exons ATGGCGGCCCCCGGCGGGCTGGGCCGCTGCGTGGCCGCCTTCTGGCTGGCGCTGGCCTTCGACGCGCTGGGGCTGGCGGTGCTGCTGGCCGGCGTGTTCGCCGACGTGTTCTTCTCCGACCTGCTCATCTACGCGGGCGGCATCGGCATCTTCCTCAGCCTCATCTGGTGGGTGTTCTGGTACGCGGGCAACCTCGAGGTGCCGCCGGAGGAGCTGCGCGACGACGTGGGGCTGGCGCTGCCCAAGGGCGGCGGGGACACCCTGCTGCGGCGGCTGGTGCACGGCCTCAGCCTCCGCCTCTCCTCCGCCTTCGCCGCCTCCCCGCGCTCccgcgctgctgccgccgccgccaccgaCCTGGAGCTGCAGCGCGCCGGGGGCctgcggggccgccccgccgaCTCCAGCAG GGTCTGTTGA
- the NTAN1 gene encoding protein N-terminal asparagine amidohydrolase isoform X2, with the protein MPLLINGERIDLARPTGDMIRAYPYLEEKAKLLRSQPARIVEPKGLLYVQQREFAVTTPKDGSVSILGSDDATTCHIVVLRHTGSGATCLTHCDGSDTEAEVSLIMSSVKSFSNTTGYGRLEVHLVGGFNDDRQLSQKLTNQLLRAFDVQPDDVHLVTFCVTELNDREEKDIHFPIIYGIAVNVKTAEIFPATFPEKGPDEDLRSAHVLTGASLTNIYDAKKEQLHIGPYFWRPFPHVDFWLEQDDKQILQETPHLQEK; encoded by the exons ATGCCGCTGCTGATCAACGGCGAGCGGATCGACCTGGCCCGGCCCACGGGCGACATGATCCGCGCCTACCCGTACCTCGAG GAAAAGGCAAAGCTTCTGCGAAGTCAGCCTGCTCGAATTGTGGAACCCAAAGGTCTTCTGTATGTCCAGCAGAGAGAGTTTGCAGTGACCACCCCTAAAGATG GTTCTGTTTCCATTCTTGGATCGGATGATGCAACTACCTGCCACATAGTTGTGCTCCGGCACACAG GCAGTGGAGCCACCTGCTTGACACACTGCGATGGATCAGACACAGAAGCTGAGGTGTCGCTCATCATGAGTTCAGTAAAATCTTTCTCTAACACTACAGGATATGGAAG GCTGGAAGTGCACCTAGTTGGAGGTTTCAATGATGATAGGCAGTTATCACAAAAACTTACTAATCAGCTTCTTA GAGCATTTGATGTCCAACCGGATGATGTTCATTTAGTGACTTTCTGCGTAACAg aactcaatgacagagaagaaaaggatatTCACTTTCCAATCATTTACGGAATAG CTGTGAATGTTAAAACAGCAGAGATTTTCCCTGCAACCTTCCCAGAAAAAGGACCGGATGAGGATTTGCGTTCAGCCCATGTTTTAACAGGAGCATCA CTGACTAATATTTATGATGCAAAGAAGGAACAACTCCATATTGGGCCTTATTTCTGGAGGCCTTTCCCACATGTGGATTTCTGGCTGGAACAAGATGATAAACAGATTTTACAG GAAACCCCGCATctacaagaaaaatga
- the RRN3 gene encoding RNA polymerase I-specific transcription initiation factor RRN3 isoform X2, producing the protein MLRGDEFISSPPKKTVRFGGSLTDILLKYEKGDTTDFELLKHQLSDPDIKDVQIINWLHEFRASVAYLTKELEQLVSILLKLPWLRRSQEVVEEYLGFLGNLVSAQTVHLRPCLRMIVSQFVPARITITEDDVDISDSDDDDENLSENFNTCHRALQTVARYVPSTPQFLMPILVENFPFINKSERTLECYVHNLLRVTVYLPTLRLRILELIIEKLLKLDVSTPHQDIEDAEETANNSDSEEKSTEEGLFDMEEDEERKGNKVVSSSSERMAHPLAERLDILMTILFSYIKDVCHVGGKLDINNTKDLYRDLVSVFDTLILPTHASCHVQYFMFYICSFKLGLAEAFLDHLWKKLHDPNNPSVIRQTAGSYIGSFLARAKFIPVVTVKACLDLLVNWMHKYIDNQDKGANAYCDVAVHGPFYSTCQAVFYTLIFRHKQILDGNLRKGLSYLQSLNFERIVMCQLNPLKICIPSVVNLFAAITRSRKTIDPLYQFWEELSAEDLENLKKPIKKGTSEDEDDDFLKGETPQNDGVVGVAANSYESNTRSPVSSIGSPPDCYVPYPQ; encoded by the exons ATGCTGCGGGGGGACGAGTTCATCAGCTCCCCGCCCAAGAAGACGGTGCGGTTCGGCGGGTCGCTGACGGACATCTTGCTCAAGTACGAGAAG GGTGATACCACGGATTTTGAGTTGTTAAAGCATCAGCTGTCAGATCCAGACATAAAG GATGTCCAGATCATTAATTGGCTGCATGAATTTCGAGCTTCCGTTGCGTATTTGACCAAAGAGCTTGAACAACTGGTCAGCATTTTGCTG aagctgccaTGGTTGAGAAGAAGCCAAGAGGTAGTAGAAGAATATCTGGGTTTTCTTGGCAATCTAGTGTCAGCACAAACAGTCCACCTTAGGCCATGCCTTCGGATGATTGTATCACAGTTTGTCCCCG CTCGAATAACCATCACAGAAGACGATGTGGATATTTCAGAttctgatgatgatgatgaaa acCTTTCTGAAAACTTTAATACATGTCACAGAGCATTGCAAACTGTTGCAAGATATGTTCCTTC GACACCGCAATTTCTCATGCCGATACTTGTGGAAAACTTTCCTTTCATTAATAAATCGGAGAGAACTCTG GAATGTTATGTTCATAACTTGCTACGAGTTACGGTGTACCTTCCAACTCTGAGGCTTCGAATTCTGGAGCTTATTATtgaaaagctgttaaaattGGAT GTTAGTACTCCACACCAAGATAttgaagatgctgaagaaacTGCGAATAACTCTGATAGTGAGGAAAAATCTACAGAGGAGGGACTTTTTGACATG gaggaagatgaagaaaggaaaggaaacaaagttgTCTCTTCCAGTAGTGAGAGAATGGCCCATCCGCTTGCAGAGCGCCTTGACATTTTGATGACCATCCTGTTTTCCTATATTAAAGATGTTTGCCACGTGGGTG GCAAGCTTGATATCAACAACACAAAGGATTTGTATCGGGATCTGGTTTCTGTGTTTGACACGCTCATTTTACCAACCCATGCTTCATGTCATGTACagtatttcatgttttacatCTGCAGCTTTAAATTG GGGTTGGCTGAAGCATTTTTAGACCATCTTTGGAAAAAACTGCATGATCCAAACAATCCTTCAGTCATCAGGCAGACTGCTGGGAGTTATATTGGCAGCTTCTTGGCAAGAGCGAAATTTATTCCAGTTGT TACAGTAAAAGCATGTCTGGATCTTCTGGTGAACTGGATGCATAAATACATTGATAACCAGGATAAAGGGGCTAATGCTTACTGTGATGTGGCTGTTCACGGGCCATTTTATTCTACATGTCAGGCAGTGTTCTATACACTTATTTTCCGTCATAAGCAAATTTTGGATGGCAACTTAAGGAAAG GTCTGTCATATCTGCAGAGTTTAAATTTTGAGCGCATTGTCATGTGTCAGCTGAACCCCCTGAAGATTTGTATACCCTCTGTTGTGAATTTGTTTGCTGCCATTACCAG ATCAAGGAAGACTATTGATCCTCTTTATCAGTTTTGGGAAGAGCTGAGTGCTGAAGATCTTGAGAATCTGAAGAAACCCATTAAAAAG GGTACTTCtgaagatgaagatgatgaCTTTTTGAAAGGAGAGACCCCTCAAAATGATGGCGTGGTTGGAGTTGCTGCAAATTCTTATGAGTCAAATACGCGGAGCCCAGTGAGCAGCATTGGCTCCCCTCCAGACTGTTATGTGCCATACCCTCAATGA
- the NTAN1 gene encoding protein N-terminal asparagine amidohydrolase isoform X1 encodes MPLLINGERIDLARPTGDMIRAYPYLEEKAKLLRSQPARIVEPKGLLYVQQREFAVTTPKDGSVSILGSDDATTCHIVVLRHTGSGATCLTHCDGSDTEAEVSLIMSSVKSFSNTTGYGRLEVHLVGGFNDDRQLSQKLTNQLLRAFDVQPDDVHLVTFCVTELNDREEKDIHFPIIYGIAVNVKTAEIFPATFPEKGPDEDLRSAHVLTGASLTNIYDAKKEQLHIGPYFWRPFPHVDFWLEQDDKQILQNLSTSPLAEPPHFVSHIRSTLTFLKEHPFPSRSLFPDRKPRIYKKNEEGLWEQVCSDKI; translated from the exons ATGCCGCTGCTGATCAACGGCGAGCGGATCGACCTGGCCCGGCCCACGGGCGACATGATCCGCGCCTACCCGTACCTCGAG GAAAAGGCAAAGCTTCTGCGAAGTCAGCCTGCTCGAATTGTGGAACCCAAAGGTCTTCTGTATGTCCAGCAGAGAGAGTTTGCAGTGACCACCCCTAAAGATG GTTCTGTTTCCATTCTTGGATCGGATGATGCAACTACCTGCCACATAGTTGTGCTCCGGCACACAG GCAGTGGAGCCACCTGCTTGACACACTGCGATGGATCAGACACAGAAGCTGAGGTGTCGCTCATCATGAGTTCAGTAAAATCTTTCTCTAACACTACAGGATATGGAAG GCTGGAAGTGCACCTAGTTGGAGGTTTCAATGATGATAGGCAGTTATCACAAAAACTTACTAATCAGCTTCTTA GAGCATTTGATGTCCAACCGGATGATGTTCATTTAGTGACTTTCTGCGTAACAg aactcaatgacagagaagaaaaggatatTCACTTTCCAATCATTTACGGAATAG CTGTGAATGTTAAAACAGCAGAGATTTTCCCTGCAACCTTCCCAGAAAAAGGACCGGATGAGGATTTGCGTTCAGCCCATGTTTTAACAGGAGCATCA CTGACTAATATTTATGATGCAAAGAAGGAACAACTCCATATTGGGCCTTATTTCTGGAGGCCTTTCCCACATGTGGATTTCTGGCTGGAACAAGATGATAAACAGATTTTACAG aatcTTTCCACATCGCCCCTGGCTGAGCCACCCCACTTTGTTTCCCACATTAGGTctacattaacatttttaaaagaacatccTTTTCCATCTCGCTCCCTGTTTCCTGACAGGAAACCCCGCATctacaagaaaaatgaagaagggTTGTGGGAACAGGTTTGTTCTGACAAGATCTAA